The following coding sequences lie in one Arabidopsis thaliana chromosome 3, partial sequence genomic window:
- a CDS encoding Protein kinase superfamily protein — protein sequence MAPEIMQLQKYDAKADLWSVGAILFQLVTGRTPFTGNSQIQLLQNIIRSTELHFPADCRDLSTDCKDLCQKLLRRNPVERLTFEEFFHHPFLSDKQSYDFTRSRLDSRTMNDFHSSGSSPSRNIEEISQEDGLPFFLDDDSSGPEGSPSSFKHTSPMKSSYGFSVERREAALSPLKNMDLSSRYSRVSHRAETNNFKFEGHRLSDRSQFKPSSLPDSRSFSTQGRGDSPDSMDQDYVLISGPPVDIPSSSSGSPKPFNYPFKSHSPPVEFIKRNVTNLTAPMPIASATGNNLSRFGSLESQNCIPGTSHGSLDLVDAFEQPSTNSLTRIRSLQKCAAAIAELVHERGENGKHLEAFSIQLVILAIWNQALHICHTQAVSGIEGSLLQDINRVGRNISHGGSEKLLPQIQKEFVQEVERAEELAKFVESDNAKMPDAMEMILQAALALGISGGVDEVMGDAENAGNLYSKAVRLLVFLAVEAQTLILNPPLTLTNSVRYRLRTYIDSLITRLKHLQSHRRTSYPQKQ from the exons ATGGCCCCAGAGATTATGCAGCTTCAAAAATATGATGCAAAG GCAGATCTCTGGAGTGTTGGTGCTATATTATTTCAACTTGTGACAGGCAGAACCCCTTTTACAGGAAACAGCCAAATTCAG TTGCTCCAGAACATTATAAGATCAACTGAATTACATTTTCCAGCAGACTGTAGAGATTTGAGTACCGACTGTAAAGATCTATGCCAGAAGCTACTGCGTCGTAATCCAG TGGAACGTTTGACGTTTGAAGAGTTTTTTCATCATCCTTTCCTTTCAGACAAACAATCATATGATTTCACAAG GAGTAGATTAGATTCACGAACTATGAACGATTTTCATTCATCAGGAAGCAGTCCCTCAAgaaatatagaagaaatttCTCAAGAAGACGGGTTGCCGTTCTTTTTAGATGATGATTCTAGTGGACCTGAGGGAAGCCCTTCATCTTTTAAACATACTTCCCCGATGAAGTCATCTTACGGATTTAGTGTTGAAAGAAGGGAGGCAGCATTAAGTCCTTTGAAAAACATGGATCTTTCTTCCAGATATAGTAGAGTCAGTCATAGAGCAGAAACCAATAATTTCAAGTTTGAGGGCCATAGATTATCAGATAGAAGCCAATTCAAACCGTCAAGCTTACCTGATTCCAGATCATTTAGTACCCAAGGAAGAG GGGATTCTCCAGACTCAATGGATCAAGATTATGTTCTGATATCTGGACCACCGGTTGATAtaccatcatcttcatctggTTCTCCGAAGCCTTTCAATTACCCATTCAAATCACATTCTCCTCCTGTAGAGTTCATCAAGAGAAATGTAACTAATTTAACGGCTCCTATGCCAATAGCTAGTGCTACTGGCAACAACCTTAGTCGATTTGGAAGCTTGGAGAGTCAGAATTGTATCCCGGGTACTTCCCATGGGTCTCTGGATCTTGTAGATGCTTTTGAACAGCCATCAACTAACAGCTTGACAAGAATCCGGTCTTTGCAAAAGTGTGCAGCTGCAATAGCAGAATTGGTTCATGAAAGG GGTGAAAATGGTAAGCATTTAGAAGCTTTCTCGATCCAACTGGTGATTCTTGCAATTTGGAATCAAGCACTACACATCTGTCATACTCAGGCAGTCTCGGGTATAGAAGGAAGCCTGCTCCAAGACATTAACAGAGTAGGAAGAAATATCAGCCACGGAGGATCAGAGAAGTTATTGCCTCAGATTCAGAAAGAATTTGTCCAGGAAGTGGAGCGTGCTGAAGAACTTGCCAAGTTTGTTGAATCTG ATAATGCAAAGATGCCGGATGCAATGGAGATGATACTTCAAGCAGCTCTTGCTCTTGGCATAAGTGGAGGA GTAGATGAAGTGATGGGAGACGCAGAGAACGCAGGAAACCTCTACTCAAAAGCGGTGCGTTTGTTAGTCTTCCTTGCAGTGGAGGCGCAGACGCTGATTCTCAATCCACCTTTAACACTCACAAACTCAGTAAGGTATCGACTCAGAACATATATTGACTCACTCATAACCAGATTGAAACATCTGCAATCACATAGAAGAACTTCATATCCTCAGAAGCAATGA
- a CDS encoding Protein kinase superfamily protein, whose translation MAPEIMQLQKYDAKADLWSVGAILFQLVTGRTPFTGNSQIQLLQNIIRSTELHFPADCRDLSTDCKDLCQKLLRRNPVERLTFEEFFHHPFLSDKQSYDFTRSRLDSRTMNDFHSSGSSPSRNIEEISQEDGLPFFLDDDSSGPEGSPSSFKHTSPMKSSYGFSVERREAALSPLKNMDLSSRYSRVSHRAETNNFKFEGHRLSDRSQFKPSSLPDSRSFSTQGRVGDSPDSMDQDYVLISGPPVDIPSSSSGSPKPFNYPFKSHSPPVEFIKRNVTNLTAPMPIASATGNNLSRFGSLESQNCIPGTSHGSLDLVDAFEQPSTNSLTRIRSLQKCAAAIAELVHERGENGKHLEAFSIQLVILAIWNQALHICHTQAVSGIEGSLLQDINRVGRNISHGGSEKLLPQIQKEFVQEVERAEELAKFVESDNAKMPDAMEMILQAALALGISGGVDEVMGDAENAGNLYSKAVRLLVFLAVEAQTLILNPPLTLTNSVRYRLRTYIDSLITRLKHLQSHRRTSYPQKQ comes from the exons ATGGCCCCAGAGATTATGCAGCTTCAAAAATATGATGCAAAG GCAGATCTCTGGAGTGTTGGTGCTATATTATTTCAACTTGTGACAGGCAGAACCCCTTTTACAGGAAACAGCCAAATTCAG TTGCTCCAGAACATTATAAGATCAACTGAATTACATTTTCCAGCAGACTGTAGAGATTTGAGTACCGACTGTAAAGATCTATGCCAGAAGCTACTGCGTCGTAATCCAG TGGAACGTTTGACGTTTGAAGAGTTTTTTCATCATCCTTTCCTTTCAGACAAACAATCATATGATTTCACAAG GAGTAGATTAGATTCACGAACTATGAACGATTTTCATTCATCAGGAAGCAGTCCCTCAAgaaatatagaagaaatttCTCAAGAAGACGGGTTGCCGTTCTTTTTAGATGATGATTCTAGTGGACCTGAGGGAAGCCCTTCATCTTTTAAACATACTTCCCCGATGAAGTCATCTTACGGATTTAGTGTTGAAAGAAGGGAGGCAGCATTAAGTCCTTTGAAAAACATGGATCTTTCTTCCAGATATAGTAGAGTCAGTCATAGAGCAGAAACCAATAATTTCAAGTTTGAGGGCCATAGATTATCAGATAGAAGCCAATTCAAACCGTCAAGCTTACCTGATTCCAGATCATTTAGTACCCAAGGAAGAG TAGGGGATTCTCCAGACTCAATGGATCAAGATTATGTTCTGATATCTGGACCACCGGTTGATAtaccatcatcttcatctggTTCTCCGAAGCCTTTCAATTACCCATTCAAATCACATTCTCCTCCTGTAGAGTTCATCAAGAGAAATGTAACTAATTTAACGGCTCCTATGCCAATAGCTAGTGCTACTGGCAACAACCTTAGTCGATTTGGAAGCTTGGAGAGTCAGAATTGTATCCCGGGTACTTCCCATGGGTCTCTGGATCTTGTAGATGCTTTTGAACAGCCATCAACTAACAGCTTGACAAGAATCCGGTCTTTGCAAAAGTGTGCAGCTGCAATAGCAGAATTGGTTCATGAAAGG GGTGAAAATGGTAAGCATTTAGAAGCTTTCTCGATCCAACTGGTGATTCTTGCAATTTGGAATCAAGCACTACACATCTGTCATACTCAGGCAGTCTCGGGTATAGAAGGAAGCCTGCTCCAAGACATTAACAGAGTAGGAAGAAATATCAGCCACGGAGGATCAGAGAAGTTATTGCCTCAGATTCAGAAAGAATTTGTCCAGGAAGTGGAGCGTGCTGAAGAACTTGCCAAGTTTGTTGAATCTG ATAATGCAAAGATGCCGGATGCAATGGAGATGATACTTCAAGCAGCTCTTGCTCTTGGCATAAGTGGAGGA GTAGATGAAGTGATGGGAGACGCAGAGAACGCAGGAAACCTCTACTCAAAAGCGGTGCGTTTGTTAGTCTTCCTTGCAGTGGAGGCGCAGACGCTGATTCTCAATCCACCTTTAACACTCACAAACTCAGTAAGGTATCGACTCAGAACATATATTGACTCACTCATAACCAGATTGAAACATCTGCAATCACATAGAAGAACTTCATATCCTCAGAAGCAATGA
- a CDS encoding Mitochondrial substrate carrier family protein (Mitochondrial substrate carrier family protein; FUNCTIONS IN: binding, transporter activity; INVOLVED IN: transport, mitochondrial transport, transmembrane transport; LOCATED IN: mitochondrial inner membrane, membrane; EXPRESSED IN: 8 plant structures; EXPRESSED DURING: 4 anthesis, F mature embryo stage, petal differentiation and expansion stage, E expanded cotyledon stage, D bilateral stage; CONTAINS InterPro DOMAIN/s: Mitochondrial carrier protein (InterPro:IPR002067), Mitochondrial substrate carrier (InterPro:IPR001993), Mitochondrial substrate/solute carrier (InterPro:IPR018108), Adenine nucleotide translocator 1 (InterPro:IPR002113); BEST Arabidopsis thaliana protein match is: Mitochondrial substrate carrier family protein (TAIR:AT2G37890.1); Has 31235 Blast hits to 14563 proteins in 465 species: Archae - 0; Bacteria - 2; Metazoa - 13401; Fungi - 9616; Plants - 4899; Viruses - 2; Other Eukaryotes - 3315 (source: NCBI BLink).) — MEARVGVVVEGGQRALNTATTTAVHNTVVDAGNRKLLQQQPQTQQTQSCHQHHQSNKQSLNQQQGHFGTVERLLAGGIAGAFSKTCTAPLARLTILFQIQGMQSEAAILSSPNIWHEASRIVKEEGFRAFWKGNLVTVAHRLPYGAVNFYAYEEYKTFLHSNPVLQSYKGNAGVDISVHFVSGGLAGLTAASATYPLDLVRTRLSAQRNSIYYQGVGHAFRTICREEGILGLYKGLGATLLGVGPSLAISFAAYETFKTFWLSHRPNDSNAVVSLGCGSLSGIVSSTATFPLDLVRRRMQLEGAGGRARVYTTGLFGTFKHIFKTEGMRGLYRGIIPEYYKVVPGVGIAFMTFEELKKLLSTVPN; from the exons ATGGAAGCTCGAGTCGGTGTAGTGGTGGAAGGAGGACAGAGAGCTCTTAATAcagccaccaccaccgccgtTCATAACACCGTCGTAGACGCCGGAAACAGGAAACTTTTACAGCAACAACCACAGACGCAACAGACACAAAGCTGTCATCAACATCACCAAAGTAATAAACAGTCGTTGAATCAGCAGCAAGGCCATTTCGGCACCGTTGAGCGTCTTCTCGCCGGTGGAATCGCCGGCGCATTTAGTAAGACATGCACCGCTCCTCTTGCTCGTCTTACAATCTTGTTTCAG ATACAAGGTATGCAGTCGGAAGCTGCAATCTTGAGCAGTCCAAACATTTGGCATGAAGCTTCGCGTATTGTTAAGGAGGAAGGTTTTAGAGCATTTTGGAAAGGAAACTTGGTTACTGTAGCTCATCGGCTTCCTTATGGTGCAGTTAACTTCTATGCATATGAAGAATACAAGACT TTCTTGCACTCGAATCCAGTCTTGCAGAGTTATAAAGGAAATGCGGGTGTGGACATTTCTGTGCACTTTGTAAGTGGTGGCTTGGCTGGACTAACAGCTGCTTCAGCTACCTACCCTCTCGATCTTGTAAGGACACGGCTTTCTGCACAG AGAAATTCAATCTATTATCAGGGTGTTGGGCATGCCTTCCGTACCATTTGCAGAGAAGAGGGAATTTTGGGTCTATATAAAGGACTTGGTGCGACATTGTTG GGTGTCGGTCCAAGTCTTGCAATCAGCTTCGCAGCGTATGagacttttaaaacattttggcTCTCTCATAG GCCTAATGATTCAAATGCCGTGGTTAGTCTTGGTTGTGGCAGTCTCTCCGGAATTGTTTCCTCTACAG CGACATTCCCATTGGACCtggtgagaagaagaatgcaGTTGGAAGGAGCTGGTGGGCGAGCGAGAGTGTATACCACAGGACTCTTTGGAACATTCAAACACATATTTAAGACAGAAGGCATGAGAGGGCTATACAGAGGAATCATACCAGAATACTACAAAGTGGTTCCTGGTGTTGGCATCGCCTTCATGACATTCGAGGAATTGAAGAAGCTCTTATCAACTGTCCCTAATTAA
- a CDS encoding Mitochondrial substrate carrier family protein, producing MEARVGVVVEGGQRALNTATTTAVHNTVVDAGNRKLLQQQPQTQQTQSCHQHHQSNKQSLNQQQGHFGTVERLLAGGIAGAFSKTCTAPLARLTILFQIQGMQSEAAILSSPNIWHEASRIVKEEGFRAFWKGNLVTVAHRLPYGAVNFYAYEEYKTFLHSNPVLQSYKGNAGVDISVHFVSGGLAGLTAASATYPLDLVRTRLSAQRNSIYYQGVGHAFRTICREEGILGLYKGLGATLLGVGPSLAISFAAYETFKTFWLSHRPNDSNAVVSLGCGSLSGIVSSTGF from the exons ATGGAAGCTCGAGTCGGTGTAGTGGTGGAAGGAGGACAGAGAGCTCTTAATAcagccaccaccaccgccgtTCATAACACCGTCGTAGACGCCGGAAACAGGAAACTTTTACAGCAACAACCACAGACGCAACAGACACAAAGCTGTCATCAACATCACCAAAGTAATAAACAGTCGTTGAATCAGCAGCAAGGCCATTTCGGCACCGTTGAGCGTCTTCTCGCCGGTGGAATCGCCGGCGCATTTAGTAAGACATGCACCGCTCCTCTTGCTCGTCTTACAATCTTGTTTCAG ATACAAGGTATGCAGTCGGAAGCTGCAATCTTGAGCAGTCCAAACATTTGGCATGAAGCTTCGCGTATTGTTAAGGAGGAAGGTTTTAGAGCATTTTGGAAAGGAAACTTGGTTACTGTAGCTCATCGGCTTCCTTATGGTGCAGTTAACTTCTATGCATATGAAGAATACAAGACT TTCTTGCACTCGAATCCAGTCTTGCAGAGTTATAAAGGAAATGCGGGTGTGGACATTTCTGTGCACTTTGTAAGTGGTGGCTTGGCTGGACTAACAGCTGCTTCAGCTACCTACCCTCTCGATCTTGTAAGGACACGGCTTTCTGCACAG AGAAATTCAATCTATTATCAGGGTGTTGGGCATGCCTTCCGTACCATTTGCAGAGAAGAGGGAATTTTGGGTCTATATAAAGGACTTGGTGCGACATTGTTG GGTGTCGGTCCAAGTCTTGCAATCAGCTTCGCAGCGTATGagacttttaaaacattttggcTCTCTCATAG GCCTAATGATTCAAATGCCGTGGTTAGTCTTGGTTGTGGCAGTCTCTCCGGAATTGTTTCCTCTACAGGTTTTTGA
- a CDS encoding glyoxal oxidase-related protein (glyoxal oxidase-related protein; FUNCTIONS IN: molecular_function unknown; INVOLVED IN: biological_process unknown; LOCATED IN: endomembrane system; EXPRESSED IN: 24 plant structures; EXPRESSED DURING: 15 growth stages; CONTAINS InterPro DOMAIN/s: Galactose oxidase/kelch, beta-propeller (InterPro:IPR011043), Galactose oxidase, beta-propeller (InterPro:IPR015916), Immunoglobulin E-set (InterPro:IPR014756), Glyoxal oxidase, N-terminal (InterPro:IPR009880), Domain of unknown function DUF1929 (InterPro:IPR015202); BEST Arabidopsis thaliana protein match is: glyoxal oxidase-related protein (TAIR:AT1G75620.1); Has 849 Blast hits to 839 proteins in 169 species: Archae - 0; Bacteria - 325; Metazoa - 1; Fungi - 246; Plants - 262; Viruses - 0; Other Eukaryotes - 15 (source: NCBI BLink).), translating to MAELIPWYYTSGSGIVLVLQTIFLFSIVRADLPGSWELIVQDAGIASMHTAVTRFNTVILLDRTNIGPSRKALDRHRCRRDPKDAALKRDCYAHSVLFDLGTNQIRPLMIQTDTWCSSGQFLSDGSLLQTGGDKDGFKKIRKFEPCDPNETCDWVELQDTELITGRWYASNQILPDGSVIIVGGRGTNTVEYYPPRENGAVPFQFLADVEDKQMDNLYPYVHLLPDDDGGNLFIFANSRAVKYDHRINAVVKEYPPLDGGPRNYPSGGSSAMLAIQGDFTTAEILICGGAQSGAFTARAIDAPAHGTCGRIVATAADPVWVTEEMPFGRIMGDMVNLPTGEILIINGAQAGSQGFEMGSDPCLYPLLYRPDQPIGLRFMTLNPGTVPRMYHSTANLLPDGRILLAGSNPHYFYKFNAEFPTELRIEAFSPEYLSPDRANLRPEIQEIPQIIRYGEVFDVFVTVPLPVVGIIQMNWGSAPFATHSFSQGQRLVKLTVAPSVPDGVGRYRIQCTAPPNGAVSPPGYYMAFAVNQGVPSIARWIRIVS from the coding sequence ATGGCAGAACTTATTCCTTGGTACTACACTTCAGGGTCAGGGATCGTACTTGTACTTCAAaccatttttctcttctcgaTCGTACGTGCTGATTTACCAGGCTCATGGGAACTCATTGTACAAGACGCCGGTATAGCTTCTATGCACACGGCGGTGACCCGGTTCAACACGGTCATCCTTCTAGACCGAACTAACATCGGACCGTCGAGAAAGGCTCTTGACCGTCACCGGTGCCGGAGAGACCCAAAAGACGCCGCTTTGAAACGCGATTGTTACGCTCACTCGGTTCTGTTCGACCTTGGTACAAATCAGATCAGACCACTGATGATACAAACCGACACGTGGTGCTCGTCGGGCCAGTTTTTATCCGACGGATCGTTGCTACAAACGGGTGGGGATAAAGACGGGTTTAAAAAGATACGTAAATTCGAACCCTGTGACCCGAACGAAACGTGCGATTGGGTGGAGCTTCAAGATACCGAATTGATAACCGGACGCTGGTACGCTTCTAACCAGATATTACCGGATGGTTCGGTTATCATCGTCGGTGGTAGAGGAACTAATACGGTTGAGTATTACCCTCCACGCGAAAACGGTGCCGTTCCGTTTCAGTTTCTTGCTGACGTGGAAGACAAACAAATGGATAATCTCTATCCGTACGTTCATCTCCTCCCCGACGACGACGGTGGCAATCTCTTCATCTTCGCCAACAGTCGCGCCGTTAAATACGATCACCGGATAAACGCCGTCGTGAAAGAGTATCCACCGTTAGACGGTGGTCCGAGGAATTATCCGTCAGGTGGATCATCGGCGATGCTAGCTATCCAAGGAGATTTCACCACAGCGGAGATTCTAATCTGCGGCGGAGCACAATCCGGAGCCTTCACAGCGCGTGCAATTGATGCTCCGGCGCATGGAACCTGCGGACGAATCGTAGCTACCGCGGCGGATCCTGTTTGGGTGACGGAGGAGATGCCGTTCGGGAGAATCATGGGAGATATGGTGAATTTACCGACGGGAGAGATTCTGATCATAAACGGAGCTCAAGCCGGAAGCCAAGGATTCGAAATGGGATCCGATCCGTGTTTATACCCGCTTTTATACCGACCCGATCAACCAATTGGTTTACGATTCATGACGTTGAACCCAGGAACTGTACCGAGAATGTACCATTCCACGGCGAATCTTTTACCGGACGGTAGAATTCTTCTCGCCGGAAGCAATCCTCACTATTTCTACAAATTCAACGCCGAATTCCCAACGGAGCTACGGATCGAAGCGTTTTCACCGGAGTATCTGTCACCGGATCGAGCTAATCTCCGACCAGAGATCCAAGAAATCCCGCAGATCATACGGTACGGAGAGGTTTTCGACGTGTTCGTGACCGTGCCGTTGCCGGTGGTGGGGATAATTCAGATGAATTGGGGAAGTGCGCCTTTTGCGACTCATTCGTTTTCTCAAGGTCAACGGCTCGTTAAGTTGACCGTTGCTCCGTCTGTGCCTGACGGAGTAGGTCGTTATAGGATTCAGTGTACGGCTCCACCTAACGGCGCCGTTTCTCCGCCTGGGTATTATATGGCCTTCGCTGTTAACCAGGGAGTTCCTAGCATTGCTCGATGGATACGAAtagtttcttga
- a CDS encoding Major facilitator superfamily protein (Major facilitator superfamily protein; FUNCTIONS IN: transporter activity; INVOLVED IN: oligopeptide transport; LOCATED IN: plasma membrane, membrane; EXPRESSED IN: 22 plant structures; EXPRESSED DURING: 13 growth stages; CONTAINS InterPro DOMAIN/s: PTR2 family proton/oligopeptide symporter, conserved site (InterPro:IPR018456), Oligopeptide transporter (InterPro:IPR000109), Major facilitator superfamily, general substrate transporter (InterPro:IPR016196); BEST Arabidopsis thaliana protein match is: Major facilitator superfamily protein (TAIR:AT2G37900.1); Has 6025 Blast hits to 5886 proteins in 1158 species: Archae - 0; Bacteria - 2442; Metazoa - 501; Fungi - 426; Plants - 2213; Viruses - 0; Other Eukaryotes - 443 (source: NCBI BLink).) has translation MEHNKVDTEPQDSYDDQQKWVLDSSTDSRGEIPLRAQTGAWRAALFIIGIEFSERLSYFGISTNLVVYLTTILHQDLKMAVKNTNYWSGVTTLMPLLGGFVADAYLGRYGTVLLATTIYLMGLILLTLSWFIPGLKACHEDMCVEPRKAHEIAFFIAIYLISIGTGGHKPSLESFGADQFEDGHPEERKMKMSYFNWWNAGLCAGILTAVTVIVYIEDRIGWGVASIILTIVMATSFFIFRIGKPFYRYRAPSGSPLTPMLQVFVAAIAKRNLPCPSDSSLLHELTNEEYTKGRLLSSSKNLKFLDKAAVIEDRNENTKAEKQSPWRLATVTKVEEVKLLINMIPIWFFTLAFGVCATQSSTLFIKQAIIMDRHITGTSFIVPPASLFSLIALSIIITVTIYEKLLVPLLRRATGNERGISILQRIGVGMVFSLFAMIIAALIEKKRLDYAKEHHMNKTMTLSAIWLAPQFLVLGVADAFTLVGLQEYFYDQVPDSMRSLGIAFYLSVLGAASFVNNLLITVSDHLAEEISGKGWFGKDLNSSRLDRFYWMLAALTAANICCFVIVAMRYTYKTVQPSLAVVADGGDDVETATGTNNTSKFT, from the exons atGGAGCACAACAAGGTTGATACAGAACCTCAAGATTCATATGATGATCAACAAAAATGGGTTCTCGATTCTTCGACCGATAGTAGAGGAGAGATTCCGCTTCGGGCTCAAACCGGAGCTTGGAGAGCTGCACTCTTCATCATTG GTATCGAATTCAGCGAGAGGCTAAGTTACTTTGGGATCTCCACGAACTTAGTGGTCTACTTGACTACCATTCTTCACCAAGATCTCAAGATGGCTGTAAAAAATACGAACTACTGGTCTGGTGTCACTACTTTGATGCCTCTTCTTGGAGGCTTCGTCGCAGATGCTTATCTCGGCCGTTATGGAACTGTCCTACTTGCAACCACCATTTACCTTATG GGCTTGATTCTGTTAACATTGTCTTGGTTTATACCGGGATTGAAAGCATGTCATGAAGACATGTGTGTTGAGCCAAGGAAAGCCCACGAGATAGCCTTCTTCATTGCAATCTACTTGATCTCCATAGGCACTGGAGGTCATAAGCCATCCCTTGAGAGCTTTGGAGCTGACCAATTCGAAGATGGCCATCCGGAAGAacgaaaaatgaaaatgtctTACTTTAACTGGTGGAATGCTGGTCTATGCGCTGGTATTTTAACCGCGGTGACTGTAATTGTCTATATCGAAGACCGGATTGGTTGGGGTGTGGCTAGCATCATACTCACAATAGTTATGGCTACTTCGTTTTTTATCTTCCGTATCGGCAAACCGTTTTACCGTTATAGAGCACCTTCTGGTAGCCCATTGACCCCAATGTTGCAAGTCTTTGTCGCCGCCATTGCCAAAAGAAATCTTCCTTGTCCCAgtgattcttctcttcttcatgagTTAACTAATGAAGAGTATACTAAAGGCCGGCTTCTTTCCAGCTCAAAGAATCTTAA ATTTCTAGACAAAGCAGCAGTTATTGAGGACCGAAACGAGAACACTAAAGCCGAGAAGCAGAGTCCATGGCGACTCGCAACGGTTACGAAAGTGGAAGAAGTTAAGCTACTCATCAACATGATTCCAATCTGGTTCTTTACATTAGCCTTTGGAGTATGCGCCACTCAAAGCTCAACACTCTTTATCAAACAAGCCATAATAATGGACCGACACATCACAGGGACAAGCTTCATAGTTCCTCCAGCTTCATTGTTCTCTCTCATAGCTCTCTCCATAATCATCACCGTAACAATCTACGAGAAACTCCTCGTTCCTCTTTTGAGACGTGCCACAGGAAACGAAAGAGGCATTAGCATTCTACAAAGAATCGGGGTCGGTATGGTTTTCTCCTTATTCGCTATGATCATTGCTGCTCtgattgagaagaaaagattagATTATGCTAAGGAACACCACATGAATAAGACCATGACCTTGAGTGCTATATGGTTAGCTCCTCAATTCCTAGTCTTAGGAGTTGCGGATGCTTTTACCCTTGTCGGTCTTCAAGAATATTTCTACGACCAAGTCCCAGATTCTATGAGAAGCTTAGGCATAGCGTTTTACCTCAGCGTGCTTGGAGCGGCTAGCTTTGTCAACAATCTTTTGATAACGGTTAGTGATCATTTAGCCGAGGAAATTTCCGGGAAGGGCTGGTTTGGGAAAGACCTTAATAGCAGCCGCTTGGACCGCTTTTACTGGATGCTAGCCGCCTTGACCGCTGCAAATATATGCTGCTTTGTGATCGTGGCCATGAGATACACTTACAAGACTGTGCAGCCGAGTCTGGCTGTTGTTGCTGACGGCGGTGATGACGTTGAGACAGCCACGGGGACGAATAACACGTCCAAGTTTACGTAA